GTACGCTGTATATTAAGGTGGCTGTCTGCAGGTGTACGGATTTTCATAGACCTCCATTGTACCAAGTAACAAAAGCGGCAGGACGTGGAGCCAAAAGTCTCCTAATTTTGGGAGATTTCTAGATGAGTTCGATTGCTTCCTTGGCGAACGCGCATTCATTGTGAGGTTGTCAGTGGATGTTATTTTGTTAGTTTACCATCATTTAAGAAAAGGTCGTGACTCACGCACGGCAACGTTGcagggcaatccagaccgtccaaactgtTGACCCATTTGTGGAACCGAAAAATTAGGCTAAGAGGCTGTACAAGCCATCTGATTTCTCCATTAATTAGGACCGTCCACTCATTGGCCGGCTAGGATTTTTTCTCCAAACTAATCTAATCCACTCCCTCAAATATAGCTATCTATCCAATCCAAATTGTGGGGGCACACATGAATGGAGCGGATCTCTAAAATCCCGCTGGATGAAATAATCCTAACCATGCTATTGAGTGGATGGTTGAGAGTAAAATTATATGGTTATTGAGTGGATGGTTGAAAGTAAAATCAGATGCTATTAAGATTTTACTTTCAACCATTCACTTAATaacatggttaggattgtttcatCAGCATGGTGGCTACGATTTTACtttcaaccatccaaattgtggggcacacGTGGATTCGATCAATTTAGGAAAGTAAAATCTTAATAGTATCTTATTTCTCCTTCAATTAGGACCGTCCACTAGCCAAGCTAGGATTGTTTTCTCCAAACTGATCAATTCCACTCCCTCAAATATAGCTATTTATCCCATGCAAAATGTGGAGGCACACATGAATGGAGCAGATCTCTAAAATCCCGCTTAATGAAATAATCCTAGCCATGCTATTGAGTGGATGGTTGAAAGTAAAATCAGATGGTATTAAGATTTTACTTTAAGCCATTCACTCAATAGCATGGCTAGGATTGTTTCATCAACGTGGTGGTTAGGATTTTACtttcaaccatccaaattgtgggggcACACGTGGATTCGATCAATTTAGGAAAGTAAAATCTTAATAGCATCTGATTTCTCCTTTAATTAGGACCGTCCACTAGCCAAGCTAGGATTGTTTCCCCAAACTGATCAAATCCACTCCCTCAAATATAGCATCTATCCCATCCAAATTATGGGGGCACACAAGAATAGAGCGGATCTCTAAAATCCCGCTTGATGAAATAATCCTGGCCATGCTATTGAGTGGATGGTTGAAAGTAAAATCAGATGCTATTAAGATTTTACTTTCAACCATTCACTCAATAGCATGGGTAGGATTTTACTTtctaccatccaaattgtggggcacacATGGTTTCGATCAGTTTAGGAAAATAAAATCTTAATAGCATCTAAATCCTCCTTTAATTAGGACCGTCCGCTAGCCAGGCTAGGATTGTTTCCCCAAACTGATTGAATCCACTCCCTCAAATATAGCTCTCTAtcccatccaaattgtgggggcACACATAAATGTAGCGGATCTCTAAAATCCCGCTTAATGAAATAATCCTAGCCATGCTATTGAGTGGATGGTTGAAAGTAAAATCATATGGCTATTGAGTGGATGGTTGAAAGTAAAATTAGATGCTATTAAGATTTTACtttcaaccattcattcaatAGCATAGCTAGGATTGTTTCCTCCGTGTGGTGGCTAGGATTTTGCtttcaaccatccaaattgtggggcacatGTGGATTCGATCAGTCTAGGAAAGTAAAATCTTAATAGCATCTGATTTTACTTTCCAACCATCCACTCTAGCGAGATTTTACTTTCTACCATACACTCAATAGCATGGCTAGGATTGTTTCATCAGCCTGATTttagagatccactccatccatgtgTGTCCCACAATTTCAATGGGATAGATAGCTATATGTGAGGGAGTGGATTCGATCAGCTCAGGGTAGCACCGCTTTTGGCTAGGTCGTGAccatagcccaccttgatgtatattttatattttagggcatgaacccaaaaataattaGATCAAGTCCCAGGTATGCAACACCACAGGCATCCGTGGTTATTGAACGCCTACTGTTAGAAGATGATCTGATGGCTCAGTGTaatgtgtatttgtcatccaacccgttgataagatcacataaaccCAGATGAttggaaaacactaatatcagattaatctaaaacttttgtagtccacaaaaagtttttaatggtcaatcgccacTGGTTCCTATGGTGCGGTTAAACTAAGTCTTAGATCTTCTTTGATTTTGGACTGGTAtcgtaaaatgagctttaaaaacggatggacggcgtggatatataatacatacatcaagatgggctccacattAACGAGCGAACGTGGTGGTACCTGACCCGACCGAATTCGCTCCCATATCAAAACCCCACGCGTAGGGCTGTCAACATGCCGGGCCTGGGCTAGGcctcggcccggattttgaactgtttcaggccCAACCATCAGGCTGACCTGTAAAATTCTAACTTTccggcccgagcccggcccattgataaCCCTAGCCACGCGTGAGGAGGTTGATCACCACCGTTTTAAAATGATGGATATAACATGGGTCTATCGATGGCTAAGGGAGATCCAATGGATTTGGAGGGAGGCAGTTTTCGTCGCCGACATTGTCTACGTACACGTGGCCAACTGCATGTTGATTAAGACCAAGCATCACGGATGCGGATTGTGTGCTACCCCCTCTCTAGCCACCAACGGGCAGTTCTGttggcgggcccaccgtgatgtatctgtttatccacgccgtccatcccttctataAGATCATTCTAAGGTATGACCTCAAAAATAAGGAGAATCCAACGATTAAGTAGACAACACCACCGAAGACTCTtgtatttaatgctttgtgcatttactgcaacccaagcttattatttggtgtgctCCACTTAGCGTAGGAATGGACGGCGCGGATAAacagatatatcacggtgggcccgcccgcAGAACTGCCGGTTCGTGCTAGAGACGAGCGTGGGTAGCACGCAATCCGCGACCATGCATCACTCTCCTCCCATTGATTACCAACTGCGAAAAAGTCGCCTTGAATACGATTATTCCTAATCGTCTAATAAAATAATTTCCTTTTTCCTTgggaaatttattttattatttacttatttttttggggttaacttgttagtacacacccatgtcagtacacacactctgtGTTAGCCACACCCGCTAGGGGTTTCCTTGGGAAGAGATTAGCCACCCCCGCTTGGGAAATTGGCGGAACTGATcttgatgtatggtcaaattttCTGAAGTGATTCTACTTTTTCAATGTTTCGAGTAAGAAGTTAGGTTATATTTAATGTCAAGAAAGTAACTGTATGGGACTCTTCTTTGCACGTGGGTAGACGAAACTCGTGAggtccacattaatgtatgtatataatctatGTTACCCATTCtttttaccatattattttaggactaGAGCCCAAATACTAGCTTAATCTAGAGATCACGTGGGTCACATGATAAAAAATAATAGTGGCAATGACACTCGATGCTGATATTTcagcccacacgagctctgggtCAGGCTGAGCTCCCAtgtgcgtgtgtgcatgtgtgtagcTAGGAACGGTTTCGAATTGTATAGTCTACTTAAACAATTGACGGAGCTGATTTTTGGTCCTCAAGTATAACATAGGGGTTACCTAATGGGTGAAGTGGATTTCCCATTAATACTACGATAAGTCCGCCCAAGCTGACAACTCTCTTCCTCTTTGAGACAACTTTCTTCCAGCCAATATTTATCAGCATTAATTAGCACTTAAATTGGCAATTAGTTGAGCCGTCCAACTAGCTGTGTGTGCTCAttctcatctatccatccatctatctatctatctacacAACCCCAGTAAATCCTCACGAATCGTCTTATATTCCATGGAATCTGCCAAATGGAATAACCGGCATCAAGCATAGACAAGGTACATGAAGACGAGTGAGTGGGCCCCATGAAGCTGTCAAGCGTAAGATATTGAACCTTTCAGCTTCTTACAAGGACCCAATTCAGAAAACGAATCGAATAAGATCCGAGTTCAAGTTCGTGATCACGAAATGGCCACCAAACGTGGCCTTTTGTTTGCGATGCACGAATATATGTGCGCATGAGCTGTCGCACCAATATATTGCCGCTCACCTTACGAATGGATCCGTCTCATTTAAATGTGACGTGTTGTGATGTGTGACATGAGTCGTCCTAGCACTTCTTATGGCGCCGACACTCCGCGAGGGGGCCCACCTCTACCACGAAATGCACTACAACCCATCAGATGGTCCAAaattgcatgtggggtccactacccAACAATCAAAACTAATAGAAAGAAGAGGAATTGTAGGGTCCTGTTCATCAGGAACGAACAGTTTGCTGACTTGCAGGATTCCATACGCATGGCGCCATGGATCCGAACCGTTGACTAGATAGACAACTCCAAAATCTTCTAGATGTGTGGATTAAAAGACGCCGTGCATAAAACACCCTAGTCTGTGGGGCTCATcaagttgtatatgtaaaatccactcctcCTAACGGGTTCTATCGTCAATGTTAGGCCCCAGTGACAAAAATCAACTAGGAACcataactcagatgggccacaccatatggaaaAATGGGGatgagatgccaaccataggtttgtgtgtgggcgCCCGATGGtgcgtatctttcatcaaacctgttaaccAGGTGTAACACATCAGGATGAAGagaatatacaaaaatcagcctgttacaaaactcaggcgggccacacagcGTGAACTTATGCTTTAGGAGCAATTCTACATTATTCACATtgctgtggcccatataaacctTTAATCAGGCTAACATTCTGTATGTACGGTCCAAATAACAGTTCTcacctaatggacggggtggatttttcatataaaacatggtggaccccattgaACTTGGGTGTTTAAAACAGCGGTTGTATACTTCCCTGTTTCACGCAAtagaattatatttcaaaatgctCCCGCCGAAGGCATGTAAATCTGAAAAATATAAGGACATCGTTGTTCTCTCCCACGTGCTTCCCTTGTGTTCATTTCTGCATGCTCGAGGATCCACATGTGCAAGCATAGAACATGATCAccatatccaggccgttcatcaggtgggtcctgccATGAACATGTCCTAACCCAAAAATCACACCAGTACACTTCATAGGTAGCCACCCATGTATACATTTCTAACAGTCCATTTTCTCATCACATGTAGTGGACCGGCCTGTTTCTTGGGCCCATGAATATCCACGATTAGCCCCACCTCcggaacggcttggatcttgcaaaACATGTGCCATATTGGCAAATTAGTGGATTTTCTTCATCCTCTTCAAATAACCTTCTTTGCAGTTCTAATAACATCAAAGAATCGTAGATTGAATTCTGGGCACTTCGAAGCTGGTTCTATCAAACACATTCACCAGAAATCCGTGCATGAACACATCCCGTCTTTAAATCGATGGTACCGCACCCGATCCCTCACAACAATCTCGCGACCATATACACGCGAAATGAGCTTGGTCGCAGAGTGGCAATCCTCACAAACACGAAGGTTTTTCACAATGCGGATGGTTGTCCCAGGGGCCGTGTTAAGGAACCCAAATGCAATAGCAAGCTTCTCACTGTGTTGGCAGAGCGCGCTTTCCTTCTCCTCCTCGTCGATATTGAACAAGACTTCGGCGGTGTTCAGAACATACCCTTCCAACCTCAGCCTCTCAACTATCTCTTCCAACATCGATCGAATCTCATTCATCTGTGGGTGTGAACCATCTCCCATTACAAATTCATGTATGATGCCGTCCACGTCAATTAAGCTGCTTCCTGGCGTTGTCTTGATCCCTCTTGCCTTCATCAGCTTTCTCACATTCGCAACATCATCCCATCTACCTGCCTTAGCATAAATGTTTGATAACAATGTGTACCTACCGCTGTTGTGTGGCTCCAATTCGAGCAAGATCTTGCCAACTCTCTCGCCTAATTCAACATTTCCATGAATTCTACAAGCACCCAATAGAGCCCCCCAAATGGCTGCATTGGGTTTCATCCACATTCTCTGTATGACACTTTCAGCCTCATCTAAGAGCCCGGCCCGGCCTAAGAGATCGACCAAACAACCATAATGCTCCACCGTGGGTTCCACACCGAACACATGTTTCATAGAATTGAAGTATTGCTGGCCTTCTTCTACCAGCCCTGCATGAGCGCATGCGCTCAAGACACCCACAAAGGTGATCTTGTCTGGTCTAACCATATCTGCCTGCATCCGTGAGAATAGCTCAATTGCTTCATTGGCATGCCCGTGCATGGCAAGCCCACCAATCATAGCATTCCATTCAAAGACTTCTCTCCGTTGCATTTGATTAAAGACCTCCAACGCCATTTCTAGACGCCCGCACTTGGCATACATATCGACCAGAGCTGTCCCCAAAACCGCATCCAACTTCATCGAATTCCTCTCTATGTACGCATGGATCCATCTACCTTGATCCAACGCCCCCACATTCGCGCACGCTGCCAACACACTCGAAAACAGAAACTTCCTTAACCGAATTCCTCTCCT
This DNA window, taken from Magnolia sinica isolate HGM2019 chromosome 14, MsV1, whole genome shotgun sequence, encodes the following:
- the LOC131226191 gene encoding pentatricopeptide repeat-containing protein At5g66520-like, which encodes MPFSLPMATMSATSLDPIPCTPPPQNPAISFKTITRILDTNCYNSPQHLKQTHSQIIKSGLFQDNYIAGSLIKCYTASNSSSLDIALRIFNQVKGPHAFLWNSIIRAFLDKNAPENSILFYSKMVAEQSKPNKYTYPSLLKACTTAGAVEEGVQVHAHVIKHGLGGDGYIQSAGIQMYASFGRVSDARRLFDDSGAPDAVSWNAMIDGYFRFGDADAAAVLFEQMPCRNVSSWNAMVSGYARCGRVEDSRQLFDEMSERDEISWSAMIDGYVQCGCFKEALGVFHEMQRRGIRLRKFLFSSVLAACANVGALDQGRWIHAYIERNSMKLDAVLGTALVDMYAKCGRLEMALEVFNQMQRREVFEWNAMIGGLAMHGHANEAIELFSRMQADMVRPDKITFVGVLSACAHAGLVEEGQQYFNSMKHVFGVEPTVEHYGCLVDLLGRAGLLDEAESVIQRMWMKPNAAIWGALLGACRIHGNVELGERVGKILLELEPHNSGRYTLLSNIYAKAGRWDDVANVRKLMKARGIKTTPGSSLIDVDGIIHEFVMGDGSHPQMNEIRSMLEEIVERLRLEGYVLNTAEVLFNIDEEEKESALCQHSEKLAIAFGFLNTAPGTTIRIVKNLRVCEDCHSATKLISRVYGREIVVRDRVRYHRFKDGMCSCTDFW